Proteins from one Drosophila gunungcola strain Sukarami chromosome 3R, Dgunungcola_SK_2, whole genome shotgun sequence genomic window:
- the LOC128259264 gene encoding uncharacterized protein LOC128259264, with the protein MYACRTLARSVSGRSPLLRQMLLKHSLFRDRFLATKGSKEIKASGPTTIGPEGNIMVPPVTLKVIPFRMQPDLPYDDRNILLGRQLSPHLTIYKLQLTSGLSICLRISGFVLGVFVWALGIAGLCMQGDMEGFVKRVEDCDCHGLVTMAKVIVVMPFAYHLVAGTRHLIWYLNKFLTIPEVYATGYVAMVLSVAVAAGLLIVDVGEKVKEQVVDLTKPQNQGQKPPPKKDEKKEDAKKKDPKDAKQDHKKDTKGKNNEVEGKPAK; encoded by the exons ATGTACGCTTG TCGCACATTGGCCCGAAGTGTAAGTGGAAGGAGTCCGCTCTTGAGGCAGATGCTCTTAAAACACTCACTGTTCAGGGATCGTTTTCTGGCCACCAAAGGATCAAAGGAAATCAAAGCGAGTGGACCCACGACAATAGGGCCTGAAGGAAATATCATGGTACCGCCCGTGACCCTGAAAGTAATACCCTTTCGAATGCAGCCCGATTTGCCCTACGACGATCGCAATATATTGCTGGGTCGGCAGTTGTCGCCACACTTGACCATCTACAAGTTGCAACTGACTTCGGGCTTGTCCATATGCCTGCGCATTAGCGGCTTTGTCTTGGGTGTTTTCGTTTGGGCCCTGGGAATCGCCGGACTCTGCATGCAGGGCGATATGGAGGGATTTGTGAAAAGGGTCGAGGACTGCGACTGTCACGGTCTTGTGACAATGGCCAAGGTAATTGTTGTAATGCCATTTGCCTACCACTTGGTCGCCGGCACTCGGCACCTGATCTGgtacttaaataaattcctCACTATACCGGAGGTCTATGCCACCGGCTATGTGGCTATGGTCCTCTCGGTTGCAGTGGCTGCCGGTTTGCTAATCGTGGACGTTGGCGAGAAAGTTAAGGAGCAGGTGGTAGATCTTACCAAGCCGCAAAACCAGGGACAAAAACCACCACCAAAGAAGGACGAAAAAAAGGAGGATGCTAAGAAAAAAGATCCTAAAGATGCCAAGCAAGACCACAAGAAGGATACAAAGGGAAAAAATAACGAAGTCGAAGGCAAGCCTGCTAAATGA